The Thermoanaerobaculia bacterium nucleotide sequence CCCGTGAACGCCCCTTTTTCGTGGCCGAAGAGCTCGGATTCGAGAAGATCGCGAGACAGCCCGGCGCAGTTGACGTTGATGAACGGCGCTTCGGCTCTCGGGCTCCAGCGATGGATCTGGCGAGCGAGCGCGCCCTTCCCCGTCCCGCTCTCGCCGATCAGGACGACGAGCGCTTCCGAAACGGCGATGCGCCGGGCTTCCTCGAGGAGGCGCCGGATCGCGGGCGAATCTCCCCAGAAGAGGTCGGTCGTTCCGCCCTCCAGCTCGTGCCGCAGCGCGCGATTCTCGTTCTTCAGCTGACGGATCTCGTTGATGCGGCCGAGGACGTGAAAGAGATGCTCGGGAGCAACCGGCTTCGTCAGGAAATCGAGCGCGCCGTGCTTCAACGCGTCGACCGCGGTCTCGATCGTCCCGTAGGCGGTCATCATCACCACCTGCGCCTCGGGATGCTTCTCGCACACGAGCTCGAGTCCGGCGAGCCCGTGGACGTCGGGAAGGCGGAGGTCGAGGAGAACGACGTGCGGCCGGTGCCGTTCGAGCACGGGCAACGCGGCGGCGAGAGAGCCGGCCGATTCGATCCGGGCTCCGAGAGGACCCAGGAGGAGCGTCAGACCGAGGCGGACCGATTCCTCGTCGTCCACGACGAGCACGCGAAGCCCGTCGAGCGCGAAGGTCGGCCGGGAGGAGATCGGAGAAGTGCTCAGAGGAGCGAATTATAGGGCCGCGGGAAGAGTCACTTCGCCGGAAGCGTGACGGTGAAGATCGTCGGCCCTCCGTCGCGGCTGTCGACGGAAATCGTGCCGCCGTGCTCGAGGACGATCTGGCGGCAGACGGCGAGGCCGATTCCCGTCCCGCCCGGTCGCGACGTCACGAACGGTTCGAAGACGCGTTCCCGGACGTCCGCCGGAAGACCGGGTCCGTCGTCTTCCACCGTGACGACTGCGCCCCCCCCCGCGCGCCGCGCGAAACACGAGACGCGAACGGGCCTCTCGGCGCAGAGCACCGCGTTCTCGAAGAGGTTCCCGAAAACGCTCTCGAGCTTCTCCCGGTCTGCGTCGGCGATCTCGAGGTCGAACGGCGCTTCGACGCCGATCTTCGGCGCGCGCGACGCAAACCTCGAGCGAACCGCGGCGGCGGCCCGCTCGAGGACAGGAAGGAGCGGCGCGGCCACGCCGCTCCGGTGGGGAGCGCGCTGGAGCGCGAGCATCTCCTCCATCATCCGGGCGAGACGGTCGCTTTCCTTCCGAATCACCGCGAGATGCGGCGCCAGCGCATTGTTGCCCGCGAGCTCGCCCTCGAGCGCCGCCGCCGTGGACGTGATGCCGAAGAGCGGATTCCGGACCTCGTGCGCGACTCCCGCGAGGAGCTCGGCCGTGGCGGCGCGGCGCTCCGTGACCCGGAGCTGCTCCTGGATCGCGCGGATCTCGTTCTCCATGCGCGCGAAGGAGCCGACCAGACCGCCGATTTCGTCGTCGGTCGGGGGAAGCGTCTCGCCGACCGAACCCGGGTCCTCGCCGAAGCGCCGGGTTCGACGCTCGAGGTCGCGTACCGGCCGCGTGATGCCGCGGCCGACGGCCCAGGCGAGCGCGAGGGAGAGGAACAGGATCTCGACGCCGATCGGGGCGACCGAGGCGGCGAAGCTGCGGAGCACCCGGGCGTCGGGGGGCGCGAGCTCGAGAATGAGCCATCCCGTGGGGAGCGTGACCACCGTGACGACGCGGTTCTCGCCTCGCCGCGCGACGATCGTTCCCCGCCCGATCCGGCCGACCGCCTCCCGCCACTCGTCCGAGGCGACCAGGACGGCGTCGGCGCGCGGGGGCTTGGGCGGCCACATCGCCACCCTCAGGCCTTCCCGGCTCATCACGAGCAGCGTTCCCGACTCCGGCGAAGGTCGTCGCTTCGCGAAGAACGCTTTCCAGCCGGCGGCATCTCTCAGGCCGGCGGACTCCACCGCGAAGCCGCGCAGCCGTTCCCGCGACGCCTCGGACGTGCTCGCCTCCGCGAATCGCTGGGCCCACGAGAGCGCGATCTCCCCGACGAGGCCGGTCACGACGAATGCCAGCGCGATGCAGGAAGCGATGATCTTCTGGGTCAGGGGAAACGCCGTCCGCGAAGCGGCATGGCCTCCCCTTTCGGCGACGGAAACGAGAAGCGGGCGCAGGACCGTCTGCAGGAGGAAGAACGCCGCGACGCCGAACAGCACTCCCGTCAGGAACCCGAAGACGACGATCTTCGCGGCCTCGATCGCGGGGGCCTGGCCCATGACTCGCAGCTGCATCGCCCCGAGGAAGAAGAAGATCGCGCTCGCCGCCATGTCGAGGACCGCGACGGCGCGGGGATAGCCGAGGAGTCGGTCGAGGAATTCGGGCTCGTGCGCCACGTCGAGCGACGCCTCGTCGGCCAGTCGGAAGATCGAGAGCGCGGGAAGGGCGATCAGCGCGACCAACCCGAGGATCGGAAGCTCGCGGAAAAAGAACAGCCGGAGCACGTCCTGCTGCGGCGGCTCGAGCAGCCAAGCCTGCCGGGCGTTCCAGTACCCGAGGACGATCCAGAGGACGGTGACGAGAGCGGCCTGGAGCAACGCCACCCGCACGCCCAGGTTCGCCGGAGTCCAGCCGGGCCCTGACGGCGCGCGGGAGAATGGAGAGGATTCCCCCCCGACGACGACGTCGCCGGGCGAGGAGATCGGAGTTTCGGACGAATCTTCAGCAGTCAATTCGACGGCGGCCTCTCTCGGGGGATCTTAGCCGAGGGGTGTTCGGAAAAAGAATACGGCGGCGATCTCTCGCCGCCGCCGCCCGAGAAAAGAAAGAGTCGGGAGCGCTATTGCTCCTTCCAGGTCTTGACCTTCGCGGTCGGAGGCTTCCCTCCCGCGACGGTAGGCACCTTCGTGTTGTCGGTCGCACTCACGATCCAGATGTTCTGGTCCTGATACACGATCGGCTCCGAGGCGACTTCCGATCCCGCCGATCTCTCGGCCTCGATGTTTCCGTTCGCATCGGTGAAGAGGCTCACGCCCGTCAGCGCATTGATGTGATGGAAGAAGGCGTCCCCCTTCTGCCCGCAGGTCGACGCCCCCGTGTCGGGGTCCGTCGTGGCCCCGGCGTGGATGAATGTGTTGAAGGAGATCGTCTGCTCGAACACGAGGGCGTTCGTGTTCACGATCTCCACGCCCGTGTCGCTATAGGGAAGTTTCAAGTAGAAGCCAGCGCCCGTCCCATTGAAGCAAGTGTTTGCGCCTGAGCAGTTGTCAGTGGTTTCAGAGGCGAGCGTCAGGGAAGAAAGGTAGAGCGGATACGTCAGGCTCGGGTCATCGAGCGCAGTGATGAAGTAGTTGATGTGACTCGAGTTGTTGTCCGTAAGAATAGGCATGTTGTCCCGATCTCCCGTTCCCACCGCCACGGCGATCCTCGGCAGGCCCGAGGTCGTCGTGCCGACCAGGAACAACGTCGGCCGGTTGAAGATCGGCTGCCGGATCGCTCCCCCTCCCGGGGTCGCGGTCTGGAACTCGTCGAAGAAGAGGGTCGGGATCCAAGAGGCGGTGTCGATGACTCCCGAGGTGATGTTGGGCTTCGTCGTGAGATCGACTTTCCAAATCCGTCCCTGCGTATCCCCGATGTAGATCCGATCCAGGTAGCCGTCGTTGTTGATGTCGGCCACCCCCGGCTGTCCCGGCACTCCGGCCGCGAGATTGCCGGAGGTATTCGTTCCGCTCGCTCCGGTGTTCCAAAGACCGAGATTTCGTTTGTAGATGATCTTCCCCGTCTCGATGTCGGCCATGTAGAGAAAATTGCCCGTGTTTCCGGCGGTATTCGTCGACGCGATGTCCGATCCGGAATGGTCGTATCCGCCGCCAAAGATCGCCACGAAGTAATCGCGGTCGGCATTGGCCCCCGTGTCGTGCACCTTGATCCGTCCGAGGACCGGCTGCGACCAAGTGAACCCGAGGTCCTGGGTGGTCGCCTCGTTCGTTCCGATCTTCTCCGCCGGCGACGGCGTCGTGCTGGAAACCGACTGATCGTCGCGCAGCTCCCACAGGATCTTCGGATACTCGCTGGCGCAGTTCGACGGCTTCGTCGTCGTACCGGGAACGAAGTCTCCGACGAGACACTCGGGCACTCCTTTGTGATTGCCGGAATCGCTCTGCGCCATGTGCGTCAGCTGATCCGGATCGGTGACGTCGAGAGCGAAAATCGAGCCGCCATTGCCGCTCGAATTGTTCGAAATGCCACCGCCCGCATTGTTCCCGATTCCGACGTTGCTCGGCGTCCCCCCCTC carries:
- a CDS encoding sigma 54-interacting transcriptional regulator, with the protein product MLVVDDEESVRLGLTLLLGPLGARIESAGSLAAALPVLERHRPHVVLLDLRLPDVHGLAGLELVCEKHPEAQVVMMTAYGTIETAVDALKHGALDFLTKPVAPEHLFHVLGRINEIRQLKNENRALRHELEGGTTDLFWGDSPAIRRLLEEARRIAVSEALVVLIGESGTGKGALARQIHRWSPRAEAPFINVNCAGLSRDLLESELFGHEKGAFTG
- a CDS encoding HAMP domain-containing sensor histidine kinase, with the protein product MALLQAALVTVLWIVLGYWNARQAWLLEPPQQDVLRLFFFRELPILGLVALIALPALSIFRLADEASLDVAHEPEFLDRLLGYPRAVAVLDMAASAIFFFLGAMQLRVMGQAPAIEAAKIVVFGFLTGVLFGVAAFFLLQTVLRPLLVSVAERGGHAASRTAFPLTQKIIASCIALAFVVTGLVGEIALSWAQRFAEASTSEASRERLRGFAVESAGLRDAAGWKAFFAKRRPSPESGTLLVMSREGLRVAMWPPKPPRADAVLVASDEWREAVGRIGRGTIVARRGENRVVTVVTLPTGWLILELAPPDARVLRSFAASVAPIGVEILFLSLALAWAVGRGITRPVRDLERRTRRFGEDPGSVGETLPPTDDEIGGLVGSFARMENEIRAIQEQLRVTERRAATAELLAGVAHEVRNPLFGITSTAAALEGELAGNNALAPHLAVIRKESDRLARMMEEMLALQRAPHRSGVAAPLLPVLERAAAAVRSRFASRAPKIGVEAPFDLEIADADREKLESVFGNLFENAVLCAERPVRVSCFARRAGGGAVVTVEDDGPGLPADVRERVFEPFVTSRPGGTGIGLAVCRQIVLEHGGTISVDSRDGGPTIFTVTLPAK